Proteins found in one Corynebacterium sanguinis genomic segment:
- a CDS encoding sulfurtransferase, whose product MTVFVSASELNERIRSGQKQTILAVLWEPVEGKAWSKFQSEHIPTAMFCDPAVTLAGMPGRESGRNPHPTLESLEQFLAEWGIEQGRPVYIYDTGAGVFSARAWWTLRWMGVEDVFIVDGGFRAWDAADFDTVAGPGNVTVRASYTARPGSLPMVEIDQVRDFAGLLIDARDAARYEGRRELLDLKAGHIPGALNLPVGDLLDEQTRQVVGIDTIRDRFAQLGVTQNTAPEDVVVYSGSGNHSALLIAAMAHAGLPVASHYVAGWSQWSGDPTNPVARNL is encoded by the coding sequence ATGACGGTATTTGTCTCCGCCAGCGAGCTCAACGAGCGTATCCGGTCCGGTCAAAAGCAAACTATCCTCGCCGTCTTGTGGGAGCCGGTTGAGGGCAAAGCGTGGTCCAAGTTCCAATCCGAGCACATTCCCACCGCCATGTTCTGCGACCCCGCCGTGACCTTGGCGGGCATGCCGGGCCGCGAGTCAGGCCGCAACCCGCACCCGACGCTGGAGTCGCTGGAGCAATTCCTCGCCGAGTGGGGCATTGAGCAGGGCCGTCCGGTCTACATCTACGACACGGGTGCCGGGGTTTTCTCCGCGCGCGCGTGGTGGACGCTGCGCTGGATGGGAGTGGAGGACGTCTTCATCGTCGACGGCGGTTTCCGCGCCTGGGACGCCGCCGATTTCGACACCGTTGCGGGCCCCGGCAACGTCACCGTGCGCGCCTCCTATACCGCGCGGCCGGGCAGCTTGCCGATGGTGGAGATCGACCAGGTCCGCGATTTCGCAGGATTGCTCATCGACGCCCGCGACGCCGCGCGCTACGAAGGCCGCCGCGAGCTGCTCGACCTCAAAGCGGGCCACATCCCGGGGGCGCTCAACCTCCCCGTGGGCGACCTGTTGGATGAGCAGACGCGCCAGGTGGTCGGCATCGACACGATTCGGGACCGGTTCGCCCAGCTCGGGGTCACGCAGAACACCGCGCCGGAGGACGTCGTGGTGTACTCGGGCTCGGGCAACCACTCCGCGCTGCTGATCGCGGCGATGGCCCACGCCGGGTTGCCGGTGGCCTCGCACTACGTGGCGGGGTGGTCGCAGTGGAGCGGGGATCCGACAAACCCGGTGGCCCGCAACCTCTAA
- a CDS encoding DUF4265 domain-containing protein: MQPTTMIITRVAVPGVENEQLAAHQLGPNIFVVASVPFVDTTLALGDIVECVLVNRCYHVDRVVVRGGSSTVRIMPTNEYSNDDIAETLLALGCRVELGPGGMLAASIGPDCPREGIMEWLDGLEAEGVIEQAPGYTA; this comes from the coding sequence ATGCAGCCGACGACGATGATCATCACCCGAGTGGCCGTTCCGGGAGTGGAGAACGAGCAATTGGCTGCACACCAGCTGGGGCCGAATATCTTTGTCGTGGCCAGCGTCCCCTTCGTGGATACGACGCTGGCGCTCGGCGACATTGTGGAATGTGTGCTGGTCAACCGGTGCTACCACGTTGATCGCGTGGTTGTGCGCGGCGGCTCGTCGACCGTGCGGATCATGCCCACGAACGAGTACTCCAACGACGACATCGCCGAGACGCTTCTAGCTCTGGGGTGTCGCGTGGAGCTCGGACCCGGCGGGATGTTGGCCGCCAGCATCGGCCCGGACTGCCCGCGCGAGGGAATTATGGAGTGGCTCGATGGCCTCGAGGCCGAGGGCGTGATCGAGCAGGCGCCTGGTTACACGGCGTAA
- a CDS encoding sodium/glutamate symporter, which produces MEYTPYTLLTDIGWISILLIVGNVLRNRLKVLQALLLPAPITAGLIGLLIGPEVLGLINWSDQVGTYTTLLIAVVFASMAFSMDLGGSIASGARNMWAYSTAMFMGQWGIFILLGLYLFAPLFGTEPWFGMMLPVGFVGGFGTAAAVGSSLEGIGIAEASSLGFTSATVGTLVAIVGGVIVANLGIRAGRATELKGELPADLRTGYIENEVDRPSIGKATTNPSSIEPLALHGGFIVFTVLIAYLLNGLIKDQWPNVSIPLFAMSFVVGLIGRMLLRVAGRENYLDRDTVSSISGAATDYMIAFGIASIVPAALADYWQALVLMFVLGTLFCVVWMLWAGPLFFGENWLERGIFGWGWATAAVATGIALLKMVDPKLKSGTLNEYGVAYVGFAPFEIGMTILAPIAVIAGFTTGFGWASFAIAVGVLIMSFALKWVPAKKHGKGNGGLQGRSTRIQTVTKAD; this is translated from the coding sequence GTGGAATACACCCCTTACACACTGCTTACGGATATCGGCTGGATCTCCATCCTGCTCATCGTCGGCAACGTCCTGCGCAACCGACTCAAGGTTCTTCAGGCACTGCTTCTACCCGCACCGATCACCGCTGGGTTGATCGGGCTCCTGATCGGCCCCGAAGTACTCGGACTGATCAACTGGTCCGACCAGGTGGGCACCTACACCACGCTGCTTATCGCTGTGGTGTTCGCCTCTATGGCCTTCTCCATGGATCTCGGTGGCTCCATTGCTTCCGGGGCCCGCAATATGTGGGCCTACTCCACCGCGATGTTCATGGGGCAGTGGGGCATATTCATACTTCTCGGGCTGTACCTGTTCGCGCCGCTGTTCGGCACCGAGCCCTGGTTCGGGATGATGCTGCCCGTCGGCTTCGTCGGCGGTTTCGGCACCGCCGCGGCAGTGGGGTCCTCGCTGGAGGGCATCGGTATTGCGGAGGCTTCCTCGCTGGGCTTTACCTCCGCGACCGTGGGCACGCTGGTGGCGATTGTGGGCGGTGTCATCGTGGCCAACTTGGGCATCCGCGCGGGCCGGGCCACCGAGCTCAAAGGCGAGCTCCCGGCGGACCTGCGCACAGGATATATCGAGAACGAGGTGGATCGCCCGTCCATCGGCAAGGCAACCACCAACCCCTCGTCGATTGAGCCGCTTGCGCTGCACGGCGGTTTCATCGTGTTTACGGTGCTAATTGCCTACCTGCTCAACGGACTTATCAAGGACCAGTGGCCAAACGTGTCCATCCCGCTGTTTGCCATGTCCTTCGTCGTGGGGCTGATTGGTCGCATGCTGCTGCGCGTTGCCGGTCGCGAAAACTACCTTGACCGCGACACTGTCAGCTCGATTTCGGGCGCGGCCACCGATTACATGATCGCCTTCGGTATCGCCTCGATCGTTCCCGCGGCGCTCGCCGATTACTGGCAGGCGCTCGTGCTCATGTTCGTTCTGGGCACTCTCTTCTGTGTGGTGTGGATGCTGTGGGCGGGGCCCTTGTTCTTCGGCGAGAACTGGCTCGAGCGTGGCATCTTCGGCTGGGGCTGGGCCACCGCCGCAGTCGCAACAGGTATCGCGCTGCTGAAGATGGTCGACCCGAAGCTGAAATCCGGCACGCTCAACGAGTACGGCGTGGCCTACGTCGGCTTCGCGCCCTTTGAAATCGGCATGACCATCCTCGCGCCGATCGCGGTGATTGCGGGATTCACAACTGGTTTCGGGTGGGCTTCCTTCGCCATTGCGGTTGGTGTGCTCATCATGAGCTTCGCGCTGAAGTGGGTGCCCGCGAAGAAACATGGCAAAGGAAATGGGGGTCTTCAAGGCAGGTCGACGCGGATTCAAACGGTGACGAAGGCGGACTAG
- a CDS encoding alpha/beta hydrolase, protein MYNPRLNPAALRAAAMVLGHAAAQSRDRAARVEAAPGAIAATGFAGATAVLGLAGFPIWALRLFSVAALFEHAVVILESSASAQEKLDALAHVALNLHFAELVYQLNVIAHLLDLHTARALRGLLAGEDGPADTLADHLGEPIEVIDARLAPTLPAATLRDIRDAGGMVLETGPGGTTVVIGDTVDPARVTTMVAGVSTGAPEELGAELANARSIASATGGAVVVWQGYKPPPSVIHGIDPSAARTGGVALAEFQAALRERYPDARLTVLSHSYGTVVATRAAQGPGLAVDDLWLLGSPGVGVSSVDKLELVGPDPQVFVADADNDPIIATRFRHDAAHGYSPSAESFGATRVDGVRGDHGAYFTDPALLRALSQPS, encoded by the coding sequence ATGTATAACCCACGCCTCAACCCGGCCGCCCTGCGCGCGGCGGCGATGGTGCTCGGGCACGCAGCGGCGCAGAGCCGGGACCGGGCAGCCCGCGTCGAGGCGGCGCCCGGGGCGATCGCGGCCACGGGATTCGCCGGGGCCACCGCCGTCCTCGGCCTAGCCGGCTTCCCGATCTGGGCGCTTCGGCTGTTCTCCGTGGCGGCGCTATTTGAGCACGCCGTGGTGATCCTGGAGTCGTCGGCAAGCGCGCAGGAGAAGCTCGACGCCCTGGCGCACGTTGCGCTCAACCTCCACTTCGCCGAGCTGGTCTACCAGCTCAACGTCATTGCCCACCTGCTTGACCTGCACACCGCGCGGGCGTTGCGCGGCCTGCTCGCCGGGGAGGATGGCCCCGCCGACACGCTGGCAGACCACCTCGGTGAGCCGATCGAGGTCATCGACGCCCGGCTCGCCCCGACGCTTCCCGCGGCCACGCTGCGCGATATCCGCGACGCCGGCGGGATGGTGCTGGAGACGGGCCCTGGTGGGACGACGGTGGTCATCGGCGACACCGTGGACCCGGCGCGGGTGACCACGATGGTTGCCGGGGTATCCACGGGAGCGCCCGAGGAACTCGGCGCTGAACTGGCCAATGCGCGTTCCATCGCCTCCGCCACGGGAGGCGCCGTCGTGGTCTGGCAGGGGTATAAACCCCCGCCGAGCGTAATCCACGGCATCGACCCCTCGGCTGCGCGCACCGGCGGGGTGGCGCTCGCCGAGTTCCAGGCCGCGCTGCGCGAGCGCTACCCCGACGCGCGGCTGACCGTGCTGTCGCACAGCTACGGCACTGTCGTGGCGACCCGCGCGGCCCAGGGTCCGGGGCTTGCGGTGGACGACCTGTGGCTGTTGGGCTCCCCGGGCGTTGGGGTGTCGAGCGTCGATAAGCTTGAGCTCGTGGGGCCCGACCCGCAGGTGTTTGTGGCCGACGCCGACAACGACCCGATCATTGCCACGCGGTTTCGCCACGACGCGGCCCACGGGTACTCCCCCTCCGCCGAGTCGTTCGGGGCAACCCGCGTCGACGGCGTGCGCGGCGACCACGGCGCATACTTCACGGACCCGGCGCTGCTCAGGGCCCTTTCCCAGCCCAGCTAA
- a CDS encoding pyruvate dehydrogenase: protein MVTNFVQQLVETLERLGVKRIYGLVGDSLNPLSNAVRTSSIEWIHVRNEEAAAFAAAADSLSTGELAVCGASCGPGNTHLIQGLYEAHRNGAKVLAIASHIPSLEIGSEFFQATHPEYIFQECSGYREVVHSGTQGARVLHNALQSTLAGGGVSVMVVPGDVFNDEVVDSTTVSSTYATGTAKRVFPDPAEAAALVRAINEADTVTMFCGYGARDAREQVFALAEKIKSPIGHSFRGKMFIAHDNPFDVGMSGLLGYGACYEASKEADLFIMVGTDFPYTEWLPHKNVAQIDIDGTHIGRRTKVAVPVVGDVASVIDNILPHIEEKEDRSFLDRMLTRHAALLEDVVSKYTTPARESRTPIHPEFAASVLDEVAADDAIITVDTGMCNVWSSRYFTPNGRRAEHASYLHGTMANALPMAIGIQAANPDRQVISWSGDGGLSMLLGELLTVKLHNLPIKTVVFNNSSLGMVKLEMIVEGFPDFQTDHEQVNFAAIAEGVGIKSFRVEDPSDLKQALVNALTHDGPALVDIVTDPDALSLPPDISWDMLKGFTTASVKTVLDGGVGRMVNLARRNIRQIGAATAIVKP from the coding sequence ATGGTTACCAACTTTGTCCAGCAGCTTGTTGAAACCCTCGAACGCCTCGGTGTTAAACGCATTTACGGGCTCGTCGGGGACTCCCTGAACCCGCTGTCCAATGCCGTGCGTACCTCCAGCATCGAATGGATCCACGTCCGCAACGAGGAGGCCGCCGCCTTCGCCGCCGCCGCAGACTCCCTCTCCACCGGCGAGCTCGCGGTGTGCGGTGCCTCCTGCGGGCCGGGCAACACCCACCTCATCCAGGGTCTGTACGAGGCGCACCGCAACGGGGCGAAGGTCCTCGCGATCGCCTCCCACATCCCGTCGTTGGAAATCGGGTCCGAGTTTTTCCAGGCCACCCACCCCGAATACATCTTCCAGGAATGCTCGGGCTACCGGGAGGTCGTGCACTCGGGCACCCAGGGCGCGCGCGTGTTGCACAACGCGCTGCAGTCCACCCTCGCGGGCGGCGGGGTATCCGTCATGGTGGTGCCAGGCGACGTGTTTAACGACGAGGTCGTCGACTCCACCACGGTGAGCTCGACGTATGCCACCGGTACAGCCAAGCGCGTCTTCCCTGACCCCGCCGAGGCCGCAGCGCTCGTGCGCGCGATCAACGAGGCCGATACCGTCACCATGTTCTGCGGCTACGGCGCCCGCGACGCCCGCGAGCAGGTCTTCGCGCTGGCAGAGAAGATCAAGTCCCCCATCGGGCACTCGTTTCGCGGCAAGATGTTCATCGCGCACGACAACCCCTTCGACGTGGGCATGTCGGGCCTGCTCGGCTACGGGGCCTGCTACGAGGCGTCGAAAGAAGCTGACCTCTTCATTATGGTCGGCACCGATTTCCCGTACACCGAGTGGCTGCCACACAAAAACGTCGCCCAGATCGACATCGACGGCACGCACATCGGTCGGCGCACGAAGGTAGCGGTGCCCGTGGTGGGCGATGTGGCCAGCGTGATTGACAACATCCTGCCCCACATCGAGGAGAAGGAGGACCGCTCCTTCCTCGATCGCATGCTCACCCGCCACGCGGCACTGCTCGAGGACGTGGTGAGCAAGTACACCACCCCGGCGCGCGAATCGCGCACCCCGATCCACCCGGAGTTCGCCGCGTCCGTACTCGACGAGGTCGCCGCCGACGACGCGATCATCACCGTCGATACCGGCATGTGCAACGTGTGGTCCTCGCGCTACTTCACCCCCAACGGCCGCCGCGCGGAGCACGCCTCCTACCTGCACGGCACCATGGCTAACGCGCTGCCCATGGCGATCGGTATCCAGGCGGCCAACCCGGACAGGCAGGTGATCTCCTGGTCGGGCGACGGCGGCTTGAGCATGCTGCTCGGCGAGCTTCTGACCGTGAAGCTGCACAACCTGCCGATTAAAACGGTTGTGTTCAACAACTCCTCGCTCGGCATGGTGAAACTCGAGATGATCGTCGAAGGCTTCCCCGATTTCCAGACCGACCACGAACAGGTCAACTTCGCCGCCATCGCCGAAGGCGTTGGCATAAAGTCCTTCCGGGTCGAAGACCCCTCCGACCTCAAGCAAGCGCTTGTCAACGCCCTCACCCACGACGGCCCCGCGCTGGTCGACATCGTCACAGACCCCGACGCGCTGTCTCTGCCGCCGGACATCAGCTGGGACATGCTCAAGGGATTCACAACGGCCAGCGTGAAGACCGTCCTCGACGGCGGCGTGGGCCGCATGGTGAACCTGGCCCGGCGCAACATTCGTCAGATTGGCGCGGCGACCGCGATTGTTAAGCCGTAG
- the clpB gene encoding ATP-dependent chaperone ClpB gives MASFNPTTKTQEAIQQALQKASSAGNPDIRPAHLLEAILTQEDGIAAPVLKATGVDPEVVAREAGEIVAGYPKAEGQNMANPNFNRDALTAINTAQELAGELGDEYVSTEVLLAGIARGSDEAAELLKKRGATFDVLKGAFPSVRGNKKVTSESPEDQFQALEKYSTDLTKRAREGKIDPVIGRDSEIRRVVQVLSRRTKNNPVLIGEPGVGKTAIVEGLARRIVAGDVPESLKGKTLISLDLSSMVAGAKFRGEFEERLKAVLEEITSSEGEIITFIDELHTIVGAGASGEGAMDAGNMIKPMLARGELRLVGATTLDEYRKYIEKDAALERRFQQVYVGEPTVEDTIGILRGLKERYEVHHGVRIQDSALVAAAELSNRYITNRFLPDKAIDLVDEAGSRLRMEIDSSPQEIDELERIVRRLEIEEIALAKESDAASQERLSALRQELADQRETLGEMKARWANEKSEIDRVQSAKEELERLRNESEIAEREGNYAKVSELRYGRIPELEQEVAEAEGQANDASRTMLTEEVTPDVIADVVSSWTGIPAGKMMQGETEKLLNMESVLGERVVGQGDAVTAVSDAVRRSRAGVADPNRPIGSFLFLGPTGVGKTELAKALAEFLFDDETAMVRIDMSEYGEKHSVARLVGAPPGYVGFDAGGQLTEAVRRRPYSLVLFDEVEKAHQDVFDVLLQVLDEGRLTDGQGRTVDFRNTVIILTSNLGAGGSQEQIMEAVRHHFKPEFINRLDDVVVFEPLSADQLVGIVDIQLEQLAERLASRRLTLQVSDAAKAWLAERGYDPAYGARPLRRLIQQAIGDRLAKELLAGYVRDGDTVAVDVAEGGEALSVDAVK, from the coding sequence TTGGCATCGTTTAACCCCACCACCAAAACTCAGGAGGCAATCCAGCAGGCGCTGCAGAAGGCGTCGTCTGCCGGTAACCCCGATATCCGCCCCGCGCACCTGCTCGAGGCGATTCTTACCCAAGAAGACGGCATCGCCGCGCCGGTGCTGAAGGCCACGGGCGTCGATCCGGAGGTCGTCGCCCGTGAGGCGGGTGAGATCGTCGCGGGTTACCCCAAGGCGGAGGGCCAGAACATGGCCAACCCGAACTTTAACCGCGACGCGCTCACCGCGATTAACACCGCCCAGGAGCTCGCCGGCGAGCTTGGCGACGAGTACGTCTCCACCGAGGTACTCCTCGCCGGGATTGCGCGCGGCAGCGACGAGGCCGCCGAGCTGCTGAAAAAGCGCGGCGCTACCTTCGACGTGCTCAAGGGGGCCTTCCCCTCCGTGCGCGGCAACAAAAAGGTCACCTCCGAGTCCCCGGAGGACCAGTTCCAGGCCCTGGAGAAGTACTCCACGGACCTGACCAAGCGTGCCCGCGAAGGCAAGATCGACCCCGTGATCGGACGCGATTCCGAGATCCGCCGCGTGGTGCAGGTGCTCAGCCGCCGCACCAAGAACAACCCGGTGCTCATCGGAGAGCCCGGCGTGGGCAAGACCGCCATCGTCGAGGGCCTGGCGCGGCGCATCGTCGCTGGCGACGTTCCCGAGTCGCTGAAGGGCAAGACGCTGATCTCGCTCGACTTAAGCTCGATGGTCGCGGGCGCGAAGTTCCGTGGCGAGTTCGAGGAGCGACTCAAGGCCGTGCTGGAGGAAATCACTTCCTCCGAGGGCGAGATCATCACCTTTATCGATGAGCTGCACACCATCGTCGGCGCCGGAGCGTCCGGTGAGGGTGCGATGGATGCCGGCAATATGATTAAGCCGATGCTCGCCCGCGGTGAGCTGCGCCTCGTCGGCGCGACCACCCTGGATGAGTACCGCAAGTACATCGAGAAGGACGCCGCGCTGGAGCGCCGCTTCCAGCAGGTGTACGTGGGTGAGCCGACGGTAGAAGACACGATCGGAATTCTGCGCGGCCTGAAGGAGCGCTACGAGGTGCACCACGGCGTGCGCATCCAGGATTCCGCCCTGGTCGCCGCCGCGGAGCTGTCGAACCGCTACATCACTAACCGCTTCCTGCCGGACAAGGCCATCGACCTGGTCGACGAGGCCGGCTCGCGCCTGCGCATGGAGATCGACTCCTCCCCGCAGGAGATCGATGAGCTCGAGCGCATCGTGCGCCGCCTTGAGATCGAGGAGATCGCGCTGGCCAAGGAGTCAGACGCCGCGTCGCAGGAACGCCTGAGCGCACTGCGCCAGGAGCTCGCGGACCAGCGCGAGACTCTGGGCGAGATGAAGGCGCGCTGGGCGAACGAGAAGAGCGAGATCGACCGCGTCCAGTCCGCGAAGGAGGAGCTCGAGCGCCTGCGCAATGAGTCCGAGATCGCCGAGCGCGAGGGCAACTACGCCAAGGTCTCCGAGCTGCGCTACGGCCGGATTCCCGAGCTTGAGCAGGAGGTCGCCGAGGCCGAGGGCCAGGCGAACGACGCGTCGCGCACGATGCTCACCGAGGAGGTCACCCCGGATGTGATCGCCGATGTCGTCTCGAGCTGGACGGGTATCCCGGCAGGCAAGATGATGCAGGGCGAGACCGAGAAGCTGCTCAACATGGAGTCCGTGCTGGGCGAGCGCGTCGTCGGCCAGGGCGACGCGGTCACCGCGGTGTCCGATGCGGTGCGCCGCTCGCGCGCTGGGGTGGCCGACCCGAACCGCCCAATCGGCTCCTTCCTCTTCCTCGGGCCCACAGGCGTGGGTAAGACGGAGCTGGCGAAGGCGCTGGCCGAGTTCCTCTTCGACGACGAGACCGCGATGGTGCGCATCGACATGTCGGAGTACGGCGAGAAGCACTCCGTGGCACGCCTGGTCGGTGCCCCTCCGGGATACGTCGGCTTCGACGCGGGCGGTCAGCTCACCGAGGCCGTGCGGCGTCGCCCGTACTCGCTCGTGCTTTTCGACGAGGTGGAGAAAGCACACCAGGATGTCTTCGACGTCCTCCTCCAGGTGCTCGACGAGGGCCGGCTGACTGACGGCCAGGGCCGCACGGTGGACTTCCGTAACACCGTGATCATCCTGACCTCGAACCTGGGTGCGGGCGGTTCGCAGGAGCAGATTATGGAGGCGGTGCGCCACCACTTCAAGCCGGAGTTCATCAACCGCCTTGACGACGTCGTCGTGTTCGAGCCGCTGTCCGCCGACCAGCTCGTGGGCATCGTCGACATCCAGCTCGAGCAGCTCGCAGAGCGCCTCGCCTCTCGCCGCCTGACCTTGCAGGTGTCGGATGCGGCCAAGGCGTGGCTGGCCGAGCGCGGTTACGACCCGGCCTATGGCGCGCGCCCGCTGCGCCGCCTGATCCAGCAGGCCATCGGCGATCGCCTGGCCAAGGAGTTGCTGGCAGGCTACGTCCGCGACGGTGACACCGTGGCAGTGGATGTGGCCGAGGGCGGCGAAGCCTTGAGCGTCGACGCTGTGAAGTAG
- a CDS encoding carbon-nitrogen hydrolase family protein: protein MKIALLQVTTGPDKGENLTNVSVGIREAAANGATLIVTPEATSQGFDEGRLDTQAEELDGPFSTGLRELAEELGVTIVAGMFRPADEMDGLNRVYNTALITGDGVHKGYDKIHTFDVADYTESATVKPGGELVTFVHEGAVVGVATCFDIRYPEQFKNLARLGAEVIVVPTSWADGKNKREQWRTLTVARALDTGVFIVAADQARPGGEAHAGQASGPTGIGHSVVVAPNGQRIAEAGYGPEIVYADIDIAAVAEARASLPLLHHAS from the coding sequence ATGAAAATCGCGCTATTGCAAGTGACCACCGGGCCTGATAAAGGCGAGAACCTGACCAACGTGTCCGTCGGCATTCGGGAGGCGGCCGCGAACGGGGCGACGCTGATTGTCACGCCCGAGGCCACCAGCCAGGGCTTCGACGAGGGGCGCTTGGACACCCAGGCTGAAGAGCTCGACGGCCCGTTTTCCACCGGGCTGCGCGAGCTGGCCGAGGAGCTTGGCGTGACCATCGTCGCCGGAATGTTCCGCCCCGCCGATGAAATGGACGGGCTCAACCGCGTCTACAACACTGCGCTGATCACCGGCGATGGGGTGCACAAGGGCTACGACAAGATCCACACCTTCGACGTGGCCGACTACACAGAATCCGCCACGGTCAAGCCCGGGGGCGAGCTGGTCACCTTCGTCCACGAGGGTGCCGTGGTGGGCGTGGCCACGTGCTTTGACATCCGCTACCCGGAGCAGTTCAAAAACCTCGCCCGGCTCGGTGCGGAGGTGATCGTCGTGCCCACGAGCTGGGCCGACGGGAAGAACAAGCGCGAGCAGTGGCGCACCCTCACTGTCGCGCGCGCACTGGACACCGGGGTGTTCATCGTCGCGGCCGACCAGGCTAGGCCCGGGGGAGAGGCCCACGCGGGCCAGGCCAGCGGGCCGACCGGCATCGGTCACTCGGTCGTCGTCGCACCAAACGGGCAGCGCATCGCCGAGGCAGGTTACGGGCCCGAAATCGTCTACGCCGACATTGACATCGCGGCAGTCGCCGAGGCCCGCGCCAGCCTGCCGCTGCTTCACCACGCCAGCTAG
- the pyrE gene encoding orotate phosphoribosyltransferase has translation MNDATNELAQLVKDLAVVHGKVTLSSGREADYYVDLRRATLHHRASALIGQLLRELTDDLTFDAVGGLTLGADPVAAAIMHAPGRDIDAFVVRKEAKKHGMQRRVEGPSISGKRVLVVEDTTTTGNSPLTAVEACRAEGAEVVAVATVVDRATGAAEVLREAGLEYRYLLGLEDLGLS, from the coding sequence ATGAACGATGCCACAAACGAGCTTGCCCAGCTGGTCAAAGACCTCGCCGTCGTGCACGGCAAGGTCACCTTGTCGTCCGGGCGCGAGGCCGACTACTACGTGGACCTGCGTCGCGCGACGCTGCACCACCGCGCGTCCGCGCTCATCGGGCAGCTTCTGCGCGAGCTTACCGACGACCTCACCTTCGACGCCGTCGGCGGGCTCACCCTCGGCGCCGACCCGGTGGCCGCGGCGATCATGCACGCGCCGGGCCGCGACATCGACGCCTTCGTGGTGCGCAAGGAGGCGAAAAAGCATGGGATGCAGCGGCGCGTGGAGGGGCCGTCGATTAGCGGAAAGCGCGTGCTCGTCGTGGAGGACACCACGACTACGGGCAACTCGCCGCTGACCGCGGTCGAGGCGTGCCGCGCGGAGGGCGCGGAGGTCGTTGCCGTGGCCACCGTCGTCGACCGCGCCACCGGGGCCGCCGAAGTGCTGCGCGAGGCAGGCCTAGAGTATCGCTACCTGCTCGGACTCGAGGACCTTGGACTCAGCTAA